In Silene latifolia isolate original U9 population chromosome 6, ASM4854445v1, whole genome shotgun sequence, the genomic window atgagtacgcggatatgtgccccggctggctagttgtcccagtcgagacccaagagacaggccgacaggctgcggtggttagactgtctaagtcgttgacttgctgtggatatctttgaccttgctcaatatgttgactcggtcagcgggtgcagaatatgccccatcaataattcTTTGTATTGTACGGATTATGTTTTATGAATAAGTgaaaaaaaggaacatacattgtactacctccaacttttttagttttgagcatatatgtatattttttgagcttattacctcaagctttatttgtttttgagcatatatatattttttttgagcttattaaaatttataagttagattttaatttttttccatcaaaattaaaattttactaaatttatatgtaatgtttttgagttttattgtaatttttttagaGCTGAATGTTTAAAtgaataaactcagaaactttatagtaaaacttgtaacttttaaaacaaaactcaaaatttttattataatgatcAAAAAATATAGAATTTGTGGTAATACATTAAATGTATGATCCATGAaaaccatcaaacctccattgaTGAAGGAGAAGATGAAGATGGCTATTACAGTAATATTGAAGTATTTAGAGAAGGAAAAGAGAGATAAAGCTTTGTATATTATTGATACAATATTATGTGTAAGATATATGGATTACAATGAATGATCTTGCTTATATACTAAGACCTCTAACCGACTAACAAACTTAGTTGGTGGTTAGTTACATGATCATTGACTATTCAACTAACACCTAACTTATATTGTCTACATTCCCCCCTCAAGATGGACTACAAGAGGACAATTGTAGGCCAAGCTTGGCAGCCAGAATATGATGTTCACTGGTACCCAGAGGTTTAGTCATTATGTCAGCTAGCTGCTTCTTTGTGCCAACATGCTGAGTTTTCAGAAATCCTTCCATTTGCTTGTCCCTAACAAAATGGCAATCAACATTGATGTGTTTTGTCCTCTCGTGAAACACAGGATGCTGAGCTATGCACTGTGCAGCTTTATTATCACAGTACAATGGAATTGGAAATTTAATAGGAACTTGTAGCTCTTGTAACAAACTAGCAGTCCAAACCAACTCACTTGTTGTGTAGCTCATACTTCTATATTCTGCTTCAGCAGAACTCTTACTCACGGTCTTTTGCTTTTTAGTTTTCCATGAAATTAGAGAAATACCTAAGAAAACACAGTACCCACTCAGGGACCTGCTGCTAAATGCACAGGTTGCCCAGTCTGCATCAGTGTAGGCCTGCAATTCCAGTGAGGCAGATGCTGAGTAAAACAGTCCTACATTAATGGTACCCTTCAAGTACTTGACCAAATGTTGTGCTGCAACATAGTGTTCATCTCTTGGAGCACTTAAGAATTGACTCAAATGTTGGACTACATATGAGATGTCTGGTCTGGTCAGACTAAGATACAACATCCTACCAATCAATCTCCTATACTTCTCTGGTTCTGATAGAAGTCTCCCTTTGTCAGTGGACAACTTAAGGCCTTTCTGCAATGGAAATGATACTGGCTTGGAGTCTTCAAAACCAACATCTTGAATTATGTCAAtgatgtatttcctttgatttaaTAAGATTCCACGTTCATTTCTTGCAACTTCTAAACCCAAAAAATACCTCATTAAGCCCAAGTCTTTAATTGTGAATTTGGAATGCAACTGATCCTTCAACTGTTGTATTGTTGCAGTGTCTTCACCAGTCACCAACACATTATCTACATAAACCAATACAACCAAAAACTTCTTTGTAGTTGAATCAATTCTTGTAAATAAAGAATAATCCAATTTGGACTGAATGAATCCCAAATCTATGAGATACTTAGTCAACTCAAGGTTCCATTGCCTTGATGCTTGCTTAGCTTAAGGCCATACAATGATCTCTTGAGCTTACAAACTTGCCCCTCCTTTGCAAGTGTATACCCCAATGGAGGCTTCATATACACTTCTTCATCCAAAAAGCCATAAAGAAATGCATTGTTAATATCAAGTTGGTGCAATGGCCAACCCTTAATAGCTGCTAATGCCAATAATATCCTTACTGTTGAGAATTTTGCAACAGGAGAGAAGGTCAATTTATAGTGTCTATCCTTGACTTGATTATAGCCCTTTGCTACTAACCTTGCCTTATACCTCTCAATAGACCCATCTGGTTTATACTTAATTTTATAAACCCATTTAGGccatgttctttctggctttttaaagctgaatcgaatcgaatcgaatggagctgagGTGAATCGAACTGAGCTGAATAacgaatcgaatggagccgatgaatgaatcgaatcgaatcgaattgaAATAATCGAATCAATAGAGCTAAGCCGAATCGAATAAATCGAATAAAAAGTGaattgaatgaatcgaatcgaaataattatattaataataataatatttaatattattgttataattaactataataataataataataataataataataataataataataataataatcatagtataatactaatattaatatttataggaaaaaaattataatattatatatgaataatcataaattataataatgaaaaaatagtaatttttactaataatattcttaataacaataataaataataatgtcaatattaataatgatattggtaaaaataattgtttcgattaaaaacactcaagtaagcgttgctagaatccgggtcgggtcaacgcgctccttTCAGATGACACCTCGAGCCTATGCTTGCTCTCTTCGAATGGATCTTGCATGCGTAACAAACAGGGCCTCAGAGGGTTCGCAAGaggtccttctctgatgccttaTGGTATTGGTGGATAGTcgggaccttgcttgaagctaaggtctCTGTTccctctcatagtagctcgaatagtcttacttctagagagaggaagttgttggtgagaagtattttaccattaattggtgaataatgaggtatttatagttttCTATGTGTACCTCAAGTGATGGCTTGTCAAGCATGGTTACcagattcgctatgaatacgccttacctATTCGCGATTCgtttatagaaaatgtgttatatgtattttcagtaatcaactTGATAGAAGTCGCTTTTAACGATTCGTGATTCGTAGGATACCAATTCAAGCGAATccgtaaccatgttggcaagtgtgttgacttgtatgaccccgtattggCTAGTGAGTCAAGTCGGTTGGATGCGCCCCATCAAGTCTGTTGGGAAAGCCTACAACCTCCTAAGGCCTAAATTCCCTACTCAAGCTTGTTATAGAGCAGTTCAGGACCCTCTTATTCAGTCCAGGCATAAGTTTACTCTTCTGCTAGCTCTCCAAAGGAAGCTTGCTACTGTGGATCAGCTTTGCAAAAGAGGGATTAGCCTTGCCAATAGATGCTGCCTGTGCAAGGAAAATGCTGAATCCAGTAGGCATTTGTTCTTTGCCTGTCCTTATTCCCAGACTGTTCTTTCTTCACTTTTCTCTTGGATGGGACTCCATCTTAGGGATGTGCAGCTTAGAAGCCTTATTCTTTGGCACCACCGAAGTAAACCCAAGCAACATTGGAGGAACAGGTGGTTCAAATGTGGTCTTGCTGCAGCAACTTATTACATCTGGATGGAAAGAAATTATCGTCTTTTTGAAGGCAAGGAAAGGCAACCCCTCTGCCTCTTCAAGGATATTAAGCTTTGTGTCCAAATTTTCCTTTTGCACAAATCATCACCCCCTGAACATACTGCAATTATAGAGGCATTGAATGTATAGAGATTCTTTTTCACCTTTGTTGTTTAGTGGCTATGCTTTGTAAGAACCTCATGTAATCCTATTTTGGAAATATATGAGAATAtccttcttgcaaaaaaaaaaaaaaattataataacaacaacaacaataataataataataatattaacattaataacattattattcattttaacaataacaataataataccaataataattataataataataacaacaacaacaacaacaacaacaacaacaataatattaacattaataacattattattcgttttaataataatattcataataataatgataatagtaattataataaataaattattatcaataatattattaattataattataataataataaagaataaagaataataatatttaaaaaatagtattattgataataaaattagtaataattattaaatttaagatgagtaaagctgaaatgagctgaacttaatggagccgaatcgaatcgaatcaatcgaatggagttagtgagctgaatcgaatcaatggagctaaatgaatcgaatcgaattgagtgaatcgaatcgaatcgaatgaatgaactAAATAGAAATGAATGAATCTGAAGTGGGCTGAAAATAAGCCAAAAAGAACATGGCCTTACTCCCTATAGCCTTTTTATTTGAAGGCAAGGTAGTTAATTCCCAAGTGTGATTTGCCTCAAGTGCCTGCATCTTTTGATTCATTGCTAGAACCCATTTATCATCTTTACAGGCTTGATGATAATAACTTGGTTCATGTGACTCAACCACATTACACAAGGACATGACATAATCCTTGTCAAATGTAGTCAGCTCGCTTAGAATAGTTGCTTGAAAAGCAGTGGATTTCTTTGTCTTCTGTGGAGGGCAATGATAATCTGAGAGTAAAACAGAAGGAATCCTGGGTCTAGCAGACTTCCTGATGAGCTGACTTTGCTGATTAGACATAGGAGCTAAGCAACATCATTATCAGATGTGTTGTTGTCCACAGTAGTTGTTGTGATGGCATAACTCAAATTGTTGTGTATGCAAAGCAGTAGAGACTTCATTAGTCATAGTAGTGACCACGGGGTCTTCTAATATCTCGGATGAACTAGAAGAAGCTTCGTGTTGATAGATTGTAAAAACTCAATTTGGCATAGCATACTCTGCAGAGGAAACAGTAGGTGCTTTGGCCTGTATTGGAACTTGAAAAGGATACACCCCTTCCCTGAATATGACATCTCTGCTGGAAAAAATAGTGTGTGTATCTAAATCATACAACTTATAACCCTTCTGGTTATAAGGATACCCAATAAACAAAATATTTTCTGGCTCTCTTTTGAAACTTGTCCATTGTTATAGGAGGCATAGAAGCAAAGCACAAACTACCAAATATCCTAAGTTCATCATACTTAGGTTTTTCTTTgaacaaaatctcataaggagTTTGCCAATTCAATACAGTAGTGGgcattttattaatcaaataggTTGTTGTCAGTAAACACTCACCCCAAAATTTAATAGGAACTTTAGATTGTAATTGGAGTGCCCTGGCAGTGTCTAATAAGTGCCTATGTTTTCTCTCCACCCGTCCATTCTGTTGTGGTCTACCAACAATAGATCTTTGATGCACAATCCCCTTACTAGTAAAATAGTCTTTACAATATGTTTGAAGAAATTCTGTCCCATTGTCTGATCTTATCACTCTAATGTTTTTATCAAATTGTGTCTTAACATAAGATATAAACCCTTAGCCATAACAGAATTGACTATCCCCTGAACAAAATCTGGTGAAACATGAACATTAGAAGGCACCTGATTATGCCCAGAATATCCCAAAGAACTTCCAGCAGTATACTCATGCATCAGTGGTTGTGCAACAGAAAAGGGGGCAACATCCTGATAGTGGCAATCTTGTTCAGAGGAAACAAGTTCAGCATTATGAGCAGCTTTAGAAAAACCTGCCTCTATATATATTCGAATTACCCTTCTTGGCATTATAAGCTTTAAACTTATAACATCGTTCTTTGATATGCCCTTTAGTGTTGCAGAAAGTACAAGTCTTGCGTCTCCAGCACTCATCAATAGTGTGACCAGACCTGCCACAAAACGCACAGTATTTGTCATCCTCAGAACCAGCATAAACATCATCTTTAGCACGTTTCTTGCTACCCTCTTCTTTAGCAGAGTAACACTGAGTTCTTTTCTTAGCAGCATAAGCAACTGACTCCACAGCAACACCAGAAGTTACATCATTAATTGACTTCTGACGTTCAATATTTTGAAGCATCCCTAATGCTTTGTTGATGGGAGGCAAAGGATCTAGGGTGAGAATATTAGTCTGCAGTTGTTCAAACCCATAATTTAGCCCCATCAATAGCTGGATTAACTTGGTCTGAGTTTCCCTATCCAACAACCTTTTAAGCAATTGACATGTGCAATTCTTCATGGCACCACATGTACACTGAGGAATAGGGTCCATAGTATCAATATTTTCCCACAAATTCTTGATTTTACCATAATAATCAAGAAGTGAGGAAGTATCTTGAGCAATGTTACTCAAATCCTTTTTAAGAGCATATAAATCCAGGACATTCAACTGACCATAACGCTCAAGAATATCAGACCATAAAGACTGAGCAGATGCATCATACTGTAGATTGTTTATTAAAGGCTTAGCAATTGAGTTTTTAATCCAACGAGAGACGAGAATATCGCATCTTACCCAGGCATTATGCTTCTTATCAGAGGCAGGTGGACAAGAACATTCTCCAGTTATGAACCCAACTTTGTTTTTGGAAAGAAGAGCAGAGATGATCTCACGCTGCCACTGAATGAAATTGGAGCCATCAAAGAGAAAAGAcgataaaattaagctcggctgATCAGTTTGAGAAAGAAACAAAGGATTGTCTAATGGCGAATACAGCGTCTCCTCAGACATGATTAAGGAAAGAGTGATGTAAACTGGAAgaaaaaataagagatttatgaaGAATTTATTGTGCGGAAGCGTTAAAGAATAGGATCTTATAAGCTGATACCATGAaaaccatcaaacctccattgaTGAAGGAGAAGATGAAGATGGCTATTACAGTGATATTGAAGTATTTAGAGAAGGAAAAGAGAGAGAAAGCTTTGTATATTATTGATACAATATTATGTGTAAGATATATGGATTACAATGAATGATCTTGCTTATATACTAAGATCTCTAACCGACTAACAAACTTAGTTGGTGG contains:
- the LOC141588667 gene encoding uncharacterized protein LOC141588667 is translated as MLASVLTCMTPYWLVSQVGWMRPIKSVGKAYNLLRPKFPTQACYRAVQDPLIQSRHKFTLLLALQRKLATVDQLCKRGISLANRCCLCKENAESSRHLFFACPYSQTVLSSLFSWMGLHLRDVQLRSLILWHHRSKPKQHWRNRWFKCGLAAATYYIWMERNYRLFEGKERQPLCLFKDIKLCVQIFLLHKSSPPEHTAIIEALNV